The Sorangiineae bacterium MSr11367 genome window below encodes:
- a CDS encoding MHS family MFS transporter, translating into MKVDLRQVIGASSLGTLFEWYDFYLYGSLAAFFSGLFFPTGNPTAALLASLATFGAGFAVRPFGAIVFGRLGDLVGRKYTFLVTILIMGLSTALIGFLPTYETVGILSPILLVTLRLAQGLALGGEYGGAATYVAEHAPEGRRGYYTSFIQTTATLGFFVSLAVILTTRLSLGDATFKSWGWRVPFLLSFVLLAVSVYIRLRLHESPLFLKLKSSGKVSKNPLKESFANKENLRYVLIALFGATAGQGVVWYTGQFYALFFLQNTLKVHFATSYILVAISLAVGTPFFVVFGRLSDKIGRKPIMLAGCLLGALTYVPIYMGMKYFAADPANPNYVGLAILLIIQVLYVTMVYGPIAAFLVELFPTRIRYTSMSLPYHVGNGIFGGFVPLIATWLTTSTGNIYAGLAYPCGVALLTAIVGGIYIDKSGRLEGASDA; encoded by the coding sequence GTGAAAGTAGACCTGCGCCAAGTCATCGGCGCGTCGTCCCTCGGCACGTTGTTCGAATGGTACGACTTCTACCTTTACGGCAGCCTCGCGGCCTTTTTCAGCGGGCTCTTTTTCCCAACCGGGAACCCAACTGCGGCGCTTCTCGCGAGCCTCGCGACCTTCGGCGCCGGCTTCGCGGTGCGCCCTTTCGGTGCCATCGTCTTCGGGCGGCTCGGAGACTTGGTCGGACGCAAATACACCTTCCTCGTGACGATTCTCATCATGGGACTTTCGACGGCCCTCATCGGCTTCTTGCCGACGTACGAGACCGTGGGGATCCTCTCGCCGATTTTGCTGGTGACCCTGCGACTGGCGCAAGGCTTGGCGCTGGGCGGTGAATACGGCGGCGCGGCCACGTACGTCGCCGAACACGCCCCGGAAGGCCGACGCGGTTATTACACGAGCTTCATTCAGACCACGGCCACCTTGGGCTTCTTCGTATCGCTGGCGGTCATTCTCACCACGCGGCTTTCGCTGGGTGACGCCACCTTCAAGTCGTGGGGCTGGCGCGTTCCGTTTTTGCTCTCCTTCGTGCTGCTGGCCGTCTCCGTGTACATCCGGCTTCGCCTGCACGAGTCTCCGCTCTTTTTGAAATTGAAGTCGAGCGGCAAGGTTTCCAAGAATCCGCTGAAGGAGAGCTTTGCCAACAAAGAGAACCTGCGGTACGTGCTCATTGCCCTTTTCGGGGCCACCGCGGGCCAGGGCGTCGTTTGGTACACCGGTCAGTTTTATGCGCTGTTCTTTTTGCAGAATACGCTCAAGGTGCACTTCGCGACGTCGTACATCCTCGTGGCCATCTCGCTGGCCGTAGGCACGCCGTTCTTCGTCGTGTTCGGGCGCCTTTCCGACAAGATCGGGCGCAAGCCGATCATGCTCGCGGGCTGCCTTTTGGGCGCGCTCACCTACGTGCCCATCTACATGGGCATGAAGTACTTCGCGGCCGATCCGGCGAATCCCAATTACGTGGGGCTGGCCATCCTGCTCATCATTCAGGTCCTGTACGTGACCATGGTCTATGGTCCCATTGCCGCGTTTCTGGTGGAGCTGTTTCCCACGCGTATTCGATATACGTCGATGTCGCTTCCGTACCACGTGGGCAATGGCATCTTCGGCGGCTTCGTTCCGCTGATTGCCACATGGCTCACGACGTCCACGGGGAACATCTATGCCGGGCTCGCGTATCCGTGCGGCGTGGCGCTGCTCACGGCCATCGTGGGCGGCATTTACATCGACAAGTCGGGTCGACTCGAGGGGGCCTCCGATGCGTGA
- a CDS encoding 2-hydroxychromene-2-carboxylate isomerase, with the protein MTTTLDFWFDYSCPYAYLGSTQVEALAERMGAQLTLQPMLLGGVFKAAGTSQNLMNQLSPAKARHNAIDMQRWAARFSAPLHMPPDHPMRTVEALRATLATGVDPAVMHGFFRAYWIQGWPISHPDTLQHVLTAAGHDAAAVLARIQEQGIKDELRARTDRAIALGIFGAPSYVVDGERMYWGQDRMHFVEGAKWAPADERTKTMAHTLDLYWDFSSPFAYLGSTQADALAARTGATLRWQPMLLGGLFRSIGQADAPLSTWGEAKQRYTFQDMSRWAEYWGVPFKFPTRFPMSTVKAMRVYLALPEERRAAFREKTFRAYWAEDRDIANDHVLRELIGEGADDVLARTQAPEIKQELIAATQRAVDAGVFGAPTWVVDGKDLYWGQDRLALVEHALRR; encoded by the coding sequence GTGACCACGACCCTCGACTTTTGGTTCGACTACTCCTGCCCCTACGCCTACCTCGGCTCGACCCAGGTCGAGGCGCTCGCAGAGCGGATGGGCGCGCAGCTGACCTTGCAGCCGATGCTTCTCGGCGGTGTCTTCAAGGCGGCTGGCACCTCGCAGAATCTGATGAACCAGCTTTCGCCGGCGAAGGCGCGGCACAATGCCATCGACATGCAGCGGTGGGCGGCCCGCTTTTCCGCGCCGCTGCACATGCCTCCGGATCATCCGATGCGCACGGTGGAGGCGCTGCGTGCCACCTTGGCCACGGGCGTGGATCCGGCGGTGATGCACGGCTTCTTCCGTGCATATTGGATTCAAGGTTGGCCGATATCGCACCCGGACACGTTGCAGCACGTTCTCACGGCGGCCGGCCACGATGCCGCCGCGGTGCTCGCGCGCATCCAGGAGCAGGGCATCAAGGACGAACTTCGCGCTCGCACGGACCGCGCGATCGCGCTCGGCATTTTCGGTGCGCCTTCGTACGTGGTCGACGGCGAGCGCATGTACTGGGGGCAAGACCGCATGCACTTCGTGGAGGGCGCGAAGTGGGCGCCCGCCGATGAAAGGACGAAGACGATGGCTCATACGCTCGATCTGTATTGGGATTTCTCCTCGCCGTTTGCGTACCTCGGTTCGACACAGGCCGACGCACTCGCCGCGCGCACGGGGGCGACCTTGCGATGGCAGCCGATGCTGCTCGGCGGACTGTTCCGATCGATCGGGCAGGCGGATGCGCCCCTCAGCACCTGGGGCGAGGCCAAACAGCGCTACACCTTTCAAGATATGTCGCGTTGGGCCGAATATTGGGGTGTGCCGTTCAAGTTTCCCACGCGCTTTCCCATGTCCACGGTCAAGGCGATGCGCGTCTACCTCGCGCTGCCCGAGGAACGCCGGGCGGCCTTTCGTGAAAAGACCTTCCGCGCGTATTGGGCGGAGGATCGCGACATTGCAAACGACCATGTTCTTCGCGAGCTCATTGGCGAGGGGGCGGACGACGTGCTCGCGCGCACGCAGGCGCCGGAGATCAAACAGGAGCTCATTGCCGCGACCCAACGGGCGGTCGATGCGGGCGTCTTTGGTGCGCCGACGTGGGTCGTCGACGGGAAAGATCTCTATTGGGGCCAGGATCGCCTTGCGCTGGTCGAGCATGCTTTGCGCCGGTGA
- a CDS encoding alpha/beta hydrolase, protein MDKISASRRGFIGAGLGFGLAATVTTASFVAAASNPSPRTYVLAHGSFLGGWVWARVAERLRKQGHRVFAPSFTGMGDRAHLLQSNITIETFAQDLIQTIASEELTQVVLVGHSFAGVPVSLVADRIPERLAHVVMLDSVVVESGKTGFSAYPPDSVASRMAAARKETHGLAVPAPTTLASGVWGLTEGTPDYDWVKRRVTAHPLGSYTTPVYLRNPIGNHLPRTYIRCTSPTNPVIDRSAALVKSLSGWKWAEIASAHHPMLTHPEVVTALLAAV, encoded by the coding sequence ATGGACAAGATCTCGGCGTCGCGCCGCGGATTCATTGGGGCCGGTTTGGGGTTCGGGCTTGCCGCCACGGTGACGACCGCGTCGTTCGTTGCCGCGGCATCGAATCCGTCCCCGCGCACCTACGTGCTCGCGCATGGCTCCTTTTTGGGTGGCTGGGTGTGGGCACGCGTCGCCGAGCGGCTGCGGAAGCAAGGCCACCGCGTCTTTGCGCCGAGTTTCACTGGGATGGGCGACCGCGCGCACTTGCTTCAATCGAACATCACCATCGAGACGTTTGCGCAGGATCTCATCCAGACGATTGCATCGGAAGAATTGACGCAAGTCGTGTTGGTGGGCCACAGCTTCGCCGGTGTTCCGGTTTCGCTCGTCGCCGATCGGATCCCCGAGCGGCTCGCGCACGTGGTCATGCTGGACTCGGTGGTGGTGGAGTCGGGCAAAACGGGATTCTCCGCGTACCCGCCCGACTCGGTGGCGAGTCGGATGGCGGCTGCACGAAAGGAAACCCATGGCTTGGCGGTTCCCGCACCCACGACCCTAGCGTCCGGTGTATGGGGGCTCACCGAGGGCACACCCGATTACGATTGGGTCAAGCGGAGGGTGACCGCGCATCCGTTGGGCAGCTACACCACGCCAGTGTATCTACGGAATCCGATTGGAAATCATTTGCCGCGCACGTACATCCGTTGCACGAGCCCGACGAATCCCGTCATCGACCGCTCCGCGGCGTTGGTGAAGTCACTGTCCGGTTGGAAGTGGGCGGAAATCGCCAGTGCGCACCACCCGATGCTGACGCACCCGGAGGTGGTGACGGCGCTCTTGGCGGCCGTGTGA
- a CDS encoding aspartate/glutamate racemase family protein has translation MGPGSTAPFLDRVYAECQSQYGASRDADYPHILLYSLPTPYEDGRDIDHGAMRAAIAGGVRRLALACVDFVAVPCSTAHRYFDEIRPHVGIPLMDMVAATVVKACEGATRVGVLATPETLAWGGYRAGLLKNGVEPVVLEAAQPLVDHVLARLTEGARPVDLADTWRSIVRLYRERGVERLIVGCTDLSAMIGLGAEAEFVDAAHILARISVAEYVRRRETSRA, from the coding sequence ATGGGGCCAGGTTCGACGGCGCCGTTTCTGGATAGGGTCTATGCGGAGTGCCAGTCGCAATATGGCGCCAGTCGTGACGCGGATTATCCGCACATTCTCTTGTACTCGTTGCCCACTCCTTATGAGGATGGACGGGACATCGATCATGGCGCGATGCGCGCGGCCATCGCCGGAGGCGTCCGTCGCCTGGCGCTGGCGTGCGTGGACTTCGTGGCCGTTCCCTGCAGTACGGCGCATCGTTATTTCGACGAGATCCGCCCGCACGTGGGCATCCCCTTGATGGATATGGTGGCCGCCACCGTCGTGAAGGCTTGCGAAGGTGCTACGCGCGTTGGGGTGTTGGCGACACCCGAGACCTTGGCCTGGGGCGGCTATCGCGCGGGGTTGCTGAAGAACGGGGTCGAGCCGGTGGTGCTCGAAGCGGCGCAGCCCCTCGTGGATCACGTGCTCGCGCGTCTGACGGAAGGCGCACGGCCGGTGGATCTCGCCGACACGTGGCGAAGCATCGTGCGGCTTTATCGGGAGCGCGGCGTCGAGCGGCTCATCGTGGGTTGCACGGATCTCAGTGCGATGATCGGCTTGGGCGCCGAGGCCGAGTTCGTGGATGCTGCGCATATTCTTGCGCGCATCTCCGTGGCGGAATACGTGCGACGGAGGGAAACGTCGCGCGCGTGA
- a CDS encoding GNAT family N-acetyltransferase, translating into MSESNGAPSLRLARPDDEPFLLTMLFYAAHADTEPGAHPEQLLTQPSLSRYVVGFGRAGDLGVVAEGSAGPVGAAWLRLLAGEERGYGWIDDAIPELAIATAPGVVGRGLGTRMLRELIEHARGRYPAMSLSVRQDNPARRLYLRLGFSPVKERTNRVGGISDTMILRFEGS; encoded by the coding sequence ATGTCCGAATCGAATGGCGCCCCCAGTCTTCGCCTCGCGCGCCCCGACGATGAGCCGTTTCTTCTGACGATGCTCTTCTACGCCGCCCACGCCGACACCGAGCCTGGCGCGCACCCGGAGCAACTTTTGACGCAGCCGTCGCTAAGCCGCTACGTGGTTGGTTTCGGACGAGCGGGCGATCTCGGCGTGGTGGCCGAAGGCTCGGCCGGTCCGGTGGGGGCAGCTTGGCTGCGTCTGCTTGCGGGCGAGGAGCGCGGTTACGGCTGGATTGACGATGCGATTCCGGAGCTGGCCATCGCCACGGCGCCCGGCGTGGTCGGCCGCGGTCTCGGCACACGCATGCTGCGCGAGCTCATCGAGCACGCGCGCGGGCGCTATCCCGCGATGTCACTCAGCGTGCGCCAGGACAACCCTGCCCGGCGATTGTACCTGCGTCTCGGATTTTCGCCGGTCAAAGAGAGGACGAATCGCGTGGGCGGTATTTCGGATACGATGATTCTGCGTTTCGAAGGCTCTTAG
- a CDS encoding serine/threonine protein kinase — protein MDGILTIGELFLGKYRVERLVGMGGMGAVYAAVDTDLERWVAIKVLLPEIARSPAAAARFVREGRAAARVEGEHVARVFAAGRTPEGMPYMILELLEGRDLREELGQGVRMGIAEAVDILCQALEGVTEAHRHGIIHRDLKPANLYLHRRSNGKRVVKVLDFGISKAGGWESKGTDPATGELTMTRTMLGSPSYMSPEQLADSRKVDCRADIWSLGIILHEMLAGAHPFDCKSLAGVVHAIMHREIPPLGTIRPEVPDALQIIVMRCLARDLSKRIGDASELLRLLTPFAMGVDDTLEVTPAPRVSESLLENDRASMEIETRVWSPPTRGATPFTVVPPSTPPRTRAPAAAKKPFYERLPVIIAVPVMLVFLAMLVFLYAFRSTTAPITPKAASQLLDSGLRDAS, from the coding sequence GTGGATGGCATTCTGACGATAGGCGAGCTTTTCCTCGGAAAATATCGCGTCGAGAGATTGGTCGGCATGGGCGGCATGGGCGCGGTTTATGCCGCGGTCGACACCGATCTGGAGCGGTGGGTGGCCATCAAGGTGCTCCTGCCGGAAATCGCGCGCTCGCCCGCGGCGGCGGCGCGTTTCGTTCGCGAGGGGCGCGCGGCCGCACGCGTCGAGGGCGAGCACGTGGCCCGAGTGTTCGCCGCCGGGCGGACGCCCGAGGGCATGCCCTACATGATTCTCGAGTTGCTCGAGGGGCGCGATTTGCGCGAGGAGCTCGGGCAAGGTGTAAGGATGGGCATCGCGGAAGCGGTGGACATTCTATGCCAGGCGCTGGAGGGCGTCACCGAGGCGCATCGGCACGGCATCATCCATCGCGACTTGAAACCGGCGAATCTGTATTTGCATCGCAGGAGCAACGGCAAACGGGTGGTGAAGGTGCTCGACTTCGGAATCTCGAAGGCGGGTGGGTGGGAGTCGAAAGGGACCGATCCCGCGACGGGCGAGCTGACGATGACGCGAACGATGCTCGGCTCTCCTTCGTACATGTCGCCGGAGCAATTGGCGGATTCGAGGAAGGTCGACTGCCGCGCGGACATTTGGTCGCTCGGGATCATTTTGCACGAGATGCTGGCCGGGGCGCATCCCTTCGATTGCAAGTCGCTCGCGGGGGTGGTCCACGCCATCATGCATCGTGAGATTCCTCCCCTCGGGACGATTCGCCCCGAGGTGCCCGATGCGCTGCAAATCATCGTGATGCGATGTCTCGCACGAGACCTCTCGAAGCGGATTGGCGACGCCTCGGAGCTTCTACGATTGCTCACGCCGTTTGCCATGGGGGTGGACGACACGCTGGAAGTAACACCGGCGCCGCGCGTTTCCGAGTCTCTGCTCGAGAACGACCGCGCCTCGATGGAAATCGAGACCCGCGTCTGGTCACCACCCACGCGGGGCGCGACGCCGTTCACGGTGGTGCCGCCTTCCACTCCGCCGCGCACGCGGGCGCCTGCCGCCGCCAAGAAGCCATTCTACGAGCGCCTCCCCGTCATCATCGCCGTCCCCGTGATGCTGGTTTTCCTGGCGATGCTCGTCTTCTTGTACGCCTTCCGCTCGACCACCGCCCCCATCACGCCAAAAGCAGCGTCCCAACTCCTAGACTCGGGCCTCCGCGACGCCTCCTGA
- a CDS encoding AraC family transcriptional regulator has translation MSYPLLLLEILEERGITRDAALRDTGIHPALLSQAEARLTTLEWVRLAANALQLSGDEGLGYEYGLRLRPSAHGFLGYAAMTGANMREAVDLGVKYFRARLRQFQLHFLQDDDWAAVELRERERIPVLRSFFIECVVIGLSHLHSTLIGEPRAEGELWFDWPEPVYYARYRDRLPPVRFSQPANLVRFPKAYLERRPLLADEAAHRQALTQVEREFASVREEEDGDLVARVRAELHLSLGGYQDVRTLCARLGMSPRTLRRKLGAQRTSYQTLLDEARQRDARHLLEASDLDVQTISARVGFDNPANFTRAFKRWTGCTPSGVRHSRTREQAH, from the coding sequence GTGTCGTACCCCCTCCTCCTCCTCGAAATTCTCGAGGAACGAGGCATCACCCGGGACGCCGCACTGCGCGATACGGGGATTCATCCCGCCCTCTTGAGCCAGGCCGAGGCTCGGCTGACCACCCTGGAGTGGGTGCGGCTGGCGGCAAACGCCCTTCAACTCAGCGGCGACGAGGGACTCGGCTACGAATACGGATTGCGCCTGCGCCCATCCGCACACGGATTCCTCGGCTACGCCGCCATGACCGGCGCCAACATGCGCGAGGCGGTGGACCTCGGCGTGAAATACTTCCGCGCCCGCCTACGGCAATTCCAACTTCATTTCCTCCAGGATGACGATTGGGCCGCCGTGGAGTTGCGCGAGCGCGAACGCATCCCGGTCCTTCGCAGCTTCTTCATCGAGTGCGTGGTCATCGGGCTCTCGCACTTGCACAGTACACTCATCGGCGAGCCCCGCGCCGAAGGCGAGCTTTGGTTCGATTGGCCCGAGCCGGTGTACTACGCGCGCTACCGCGACCGCCTTCCGCCCGTGCGCTTTTCACAGCCGGCCAACCTGGTGCGTTTTCCCAAGGCGTATCTGGAACGCCGCCCGCTGCTGGCCGACGAAGCGGCCCACCGGCAGGCCCTCACGCAGGTCGAACGCGAATTCGCCAGCGTCCGCGAAGAAGAAGACGGCGATCTGGTGGCACGCGTGCGCGCCGAATTGCATCTATCGCTCGGCGGGTATCAAGACGTGCGCACGCTCTGCGCGCGGCTGGGCATGTCGCCGCGCACCCTCCGCCGCAAGCTGGGCGCGCAGCGAACCAGCTACCAGACGCTCCTCGACGAAGCCCGCCAACGCGACGCGCGCCATTTGCTCGAAGCCTCCGATCTCGACGTGCAAACCATCTCGGCGCGCGTGGGCTTCGACAACCCCGCGAACTTCACCCGCGCCTTCAAACGCTGGACGGGCTGCACGCCGAGCGGGGTGCGGCATTCGCGCACCCGAGAGCAGGCGCATTAG
- a CDS encoding SDR family NAD(P)-dependent oxidoreductase has product MSKIDRNLSGRRVLITGAARGIGAALAKRLHARGARVSLMGLEPERLAAVAEQCGGAPYRYCNVTDPRQVEEVIDAAARELGGLDVVVANAGVAAQMAMLGGDVEVMRRTIDVNVMGAFYTLRAAGPHVAHARGYALAVASAAAAIHLPLMGAYSASKVAVEALANTLRIEMKHTGAKVGVAYLSEIDTEMTSIGFGTQAAKRLTHDAGLGALFSVAPLETAISAFERGIAERQRHIYAPSKVGFIVQFRMLAQAFVDRWPLPRLADALEIARAENARLTTPQPGAGSAE; this is encoded by the coding sequence ATGAGCAAAATCGATCGAAATCTTTCCGGCAGGCGGGTGCTCATCACCGGCGCAGCGCGTGGTATCGGCGCGGCGTTGGCAAAGCGACTGCATGCGCGAGGTGCGCGTGTGTCGCTCATGGGTCTGGAGCCCGAACGGCTTGCGGCGGTGGCGGAACAATGTGGCGGTGCTCCTTATCGCTATTGCAACGTGACCGATCCGCGTCAGGTCGAGGAGGTGATCGACGCCGCCGCGCGCGAGCTTGGCGGGCTCGACGTGGTGGTGGCCAATGCAGGCGTCGCCGCGCAGATGGCCATGCTCGGTGGTGACGTCGAGGTGATGCGCCGCACCATCGACGTGAACGTGATGGGCGCGTTCTACACGTTGCGCGCGGCCGGTCCTCACGTTGCGCACGCGCGCGGGTATGCGCTCGCCGTGGCCTCGGCGGCCGCGGCGATCCATCTGCCGTTGATGGGGGCGTACTCGGCATCGAAGGTCGCCGTGGAGGCTCTGGCCAATACGCTGCGCATCGAGATGAAGCACACCGGCGCCAAGGTGGGCGTGGCTTACCTGTCCGAAATCGATACGGAGATGACGTCCATCGGCTTTGGCACGCAGGCGGCCAAGCGCTTGACGCACGACGCAGGGCTCGGCGCGCTCTTCTCGGTCGCCCCGCTGGAGACGGCGATTTCCGCGTTCGAGCGCGGGATTGCCGAACGGCAGCGGCACATTTATGCGCCGAGCAAGGTGGGGTTCATCGTGCAGTTCCGCATGCTGGCGCAAGCTTTCGTCGATCGATGGCCGCTCCCCCGGCTGGCCGATGCTCTCGAGATTGCGCGCGCCGAGAACGCGCGCCTGACGACGCCGCAACCCGGTGCGGGTAGCGCCGAATGA
- a CDS encoding carboxymuconolactone decarboxylase family protein, which yields MNQDVRIAPGGLRELGLVNWAVCRAIARASGVREARLFTTLGRHGRLFRAWLLFASFLMPNGALPAAETELAILRVAFLRGCRYEMDHHIRLGRRRGLSTADIDAVLQAGAAAFFAGRRGVLIRAVDGLVETRHIEPAIWSELRTHYDERQLIELCILVGHYEMLATAIAALGIERDFGGQQDEDDRHEEERQRG from the coding sequence ATGAACCAGGACGTACGCATCGCACCGGGAGGGCTGCGCGAACTCGGGCTGGTGAATTGGGCGGTGTGCCGGGCCATCGCGCGCGCAAGCGGCGTGCGTGAGGCGCGCCTCTTCACGACGCTCGGCCGGCACGGGCGGCTTTTTCGCGCGTGGCTCCTATTTGCGTCCTTCCTGATGCCCAATGGCGCACTGCCGGCCGCCGAGACGGAGCTCGCGATCCTGCGTGTCGCGTTCTTGCGCGGCTGCCGCTACGAAATGGATCATCACATTCGCTTGGGGCGCCGCCGCGGCCTCTCCACCGCCGATATCGACGCCGTGCTCCAGGCGGGTGCCGCGGCGTTCTTCGCAGGGCGCCGCGGCGTCTTGATCCGCGCCGTCGATGGCCTCGTGGAGACGCGACACATCGAGCCGGCAATCTGGTCGGAGCTGCGCACGCACTACGACGAGCGCCAGCTCATCGAACTATGCATTTTGGTCGGCCACTACGAGATGCTCGCCACGGCCATTGCCGCCTTGGGCATCGAGCGCGACTTTGGGGGCCAGCAAGACGAAGATGACCGGCACGAGGAAGAGCGACAGCGCGGTTGA
- a CDS encoding efflux RND transporter periplasmic adaptor subunit, whose protein sequence is MTLTKGNHRRVPLLIGASVAMLLTLGTVMVRRAESRTNHVALADAPKPVTVVAAQGTTYRPSRTYVGTLEPWVSANIGPQLVSAYVDTVLVRPGAVVKRGDVLATLDCRNASAMSQAVSMQARALETRQKALANEASRVHGLLDGGFVSPNEAEQKEALSSSEQAQLLAQQAKVLGTSLEVNDCVLRAPFHGEVATRTMDPGGFVRPGGAIVSLVDRSTVRVTANAPEVDFGVVAPGTKVVIHVIATNRDLEATIARRAPAADPATRTVHFELDVPDPDSVIPVGTTGEIRIDVGAPSPAVSIPLSAATVRGTKASIFVEESGIAHARSVPVLGELAGTLFLDPQLAPGAHVILEGRALLNDGDRVVAP, encoded by the coding sequence ATGACGCTTACAAAAGGAAACCACCGGCGCGTGCCGCTGCTCATCGGCGCGTCCGTGGCCATGCTGCTCACACTGGGAACCGTCATGGTGCGCCGCGCCGAATCGCGCACGAACCACGTCGCCCTCGCGGACGCGCCGAAGCCCGTGACGGTGGTCGCCGCGCAAGGAACGACGTACCGCCCATCGCGCACCTACGTCGGCACCTTGGAACCGTGGGTCTCGGCGAACATCGGACCGCAATTGGTCAGCGCCTACGTCGATACGGTGCTCGTGCGGCCGGGGGCGGTGGTGAAGCGCGGCGACGTGCTCGCCACGCTCGACTGCCGCAACGCGAGCGCGATGAGCCAAGCCGTCAGCATGCAGGCGCGCGCGCTAGAGACGCGGCAAAAGGCGCTGGCCAACGAGGCCTCGCGCGTGCACGGGCTGCTCGACGGCGGCTTCGTCTCGCCCAACGAGGCCGAGCAAAAGGAAGCACTGAGCTCGAGCGAACAGGCGCAACTCCTCGCGCAGCAAGCCAAGGTGCTGGGCACCTCGCTCGAGGTCAACGACTGCGTGCTGCGCGCACCGTTCCACGGCGAAGTCGCCACCCGCACGATGGATCCCGGTGGGTTCGTGCGGCCCGGCGGCGCCATCGTCTCGCTCGTCGACCGGAGCACGGTGCGCGTCACCGCCAACGCCCCCGAGGTGGACTTCGGCGTGGTCGCTCCCGGCACCAAGGTCGTCATCCACGTCATCGCCACGAACCGCGACCTCGAGGCCACCATCGCGCGCCGCGCCCCCGCCGCCGATCCCGCGACGCGCACGGTCCACTTCGAGCTGGACGTGCCCGATCCCGACAGCGTCATTCCCGTCGGGACCACCGGCGAAATCCGCATCGACGTTGGTGCCCCCTCACCCGCCGTGTCCATCCCGCTCTCCGCGGCCACGGTGCGCGGCACCAAGGCAAGCATCTTCGTCGAGGAGAGCGGCATCGCCCACGCGCGTAGCGTTCCCGTTTTGGGCGAGCTCGCGGGCACCTTGTTTCTCGATCCGCAGCTTGCGCCGGGCGCACACGTGATCCTCGAGGGCCGCGCCCTCCTCAACGACGGCGATCGGGTGGTGGCGCCATGA
- a CDS encoding TolC family protein produces the protein MSLPEALAFAHAHQLRIRAALARVAAQKEDADVPRSQWLPTVGVTAQLFAATANNTTGGYVSPGGIDIPRIGGTRAVSSGTWQPYATSFVGAGVNQELFDFGRIAAQSAAADARIDVERQRARSAELDVTFDVEEAYFAVLASKSVVKASEDAYERARAHRDLAKAGVDAGMRSPIELTRAEADLTRFDIGRVRARGGLAVARTTFAAAIGSDEASLDAGPAPATPPDLPLLDGALRRAAERDPRLLALRAEIHAEEQRTRAIGAELRPELLLTGTISGRAGGAAPSGNGEPAEHDGWLPNVPNWDAGIVLRWPLFDGTVHAREAVSRAREQVRREELADARHDEAAAVRTAYGSVQVARDALPGLQRAVDASRANYAQAEARFRSGLGTSVELADAEALRTDAEIQLALGQFQLARARAVLGRAIAEDS, from the coding sequence ATGAGCCTTCCGGAAGCCCTTGCCTTTGCGCATGCCCACCAGCTCCGCATCCGTGCGGCGCTGGCGCGGGTCGCCGCGCAAAAGGAAGATGCGGATGTTCCGCGTTCGCAGTGGCTTCCCACGGTGGGCGTCACCGCCCAGCTTTTTGCCGCGACGGCGAACAACACGACGGGCGGGTACGTCTCGCCGGGAGGGATCGACATTCCGCGCATCGGTGGAACGCGCGCCGTGTCGTCGGGGACGTGGCAGCCGTATGCGACGTCGTTCGTGGGGGCCGGCGTCAACCAGGAGCTCTTCGACTTCGGGCGCATCGCCGCACAATCGGCGGCGGCCGACGCACGCATCGACGTGGAGCGGCAGCGCGCACGCTCCGCGGAGCTCGACGTCACGTTCGACGTCGAGGAAGCGTACTTCGCCGTGCTCGCGAGCAAATCCGTGGTGAAGGCCTCCGAGGACGCGTACGAGCGCGCCCGCGCGCACCGCGATCTCGCCAAGGCCGGTGTCGATGCGGGCATGCGCTCGCCCATCGAGCTCACGCGTGCCGAGGCCGACCTCACGCGCTTCGACATCGGGCGCGTGCGGGCGCGCGGCGGTCTCGCGGTCGCTCGAACGACGTTCGCCGCCGCGATAGGATCCGACGAGGCCTCGCTGGACGCGGGCCCTGCGCCGGCCACGCCACCGGATCTCCCGCTGCTCGACGGAGCACTTCGCCGCGCAGCCGAGCGCGATCCGCGGCTGCTCGCGCTGCGGGCGGAGATTCACGCCGAGGAGCAGCGCACCCGGGCCATCGGCGCCGAGCTGCGCCCGGAGCTTTTGCTCACGGGCACCATCTCGGGACGCGCGGGAGGTGCCGCGCCCTCGGGCAATGGCGAGCCCGCGGAGCACGATGGATGGCTCCCCAACGTGCCCAACTGGGATGCGGGCATCGTGCTTCGCTGGCCGCTGTTCGATGGCACCGTCCACGCGCGCGAGGCTGTCTCGCGCGCCCGCGAGCAAGTGCGGCGTGAAGAGCTCGCGGATGCACGACACGACGAAGCCGCGGCCGTTCGCACGGCCTATGGCTCCGTCCAAGTCGCACGCGATGCATTGCCCGGGCTCCAGCGCGCCGTGGACGCGTCCCGCGCGAACTATGCGCAAGCCGAGGCGCGCTTTCGCTCCGGCCTGGGCACGAGCGTGGAGCTCGCCGATGCGGAGGCGCTGCGCACGGATGCCGAGATTCAACTTGCTCTGGGGCAGTTTCAACTTGCGCGCGCCCGCGCCGTTCTGGGCCGCGCCATTGCCGAGGATTCATGA